A genomic window from Sphingobacterium spiritivorum includes:
- a CDS encoding aldose epimerase family protein — MKITITLFVLTIGTLLSCQSTTDKRTKEQVNLQDSSYQVFTLTNNKGMTAKFCENGARIMSLLVPDKDGNPVDVVIGFEDPADYDTATEPYFGATIGRYGNRINKGKFSLEGKDYQLTINNGLNTLHGGTTGFQYKKWNLEKVGDSTLVCTLVSPDLDNGFPGNLTVKVIYTLTNHNELTMEYEATTDKTTVVNLTNHAFFNLNGSGSILNHVLQIDADQYTPVDSSLIPTGELSNVGGTAFDFRKEKKIGADINDKNEQLNFGKGYDHNFVLNKKSTSPVATVKSTDSGIQMQIYTSEPGLQFYSGNFMQEKNILRNGNDIYRSAFCLETQHFPDSPNHANFPSTVLRPDEVYHTKSTYAFSTVK; from the coding sequence ATGAAAATCACCATCACATTGTTTGTACTTACTATCGGAACTTTGTTAAGTTGTCAATCCACAACAGATAAACGCACAAAAGAGCAGGTGAATTTACAAGATTCATCATATCAGGTGTTTACGCTGACAAATAATAAAGGGATGACGGCCAAATTCTGCGAAAACGGTGCAAGAATTATGAGTCTGCTGGTACCTGATAAAGATGGAAATCCTGTAGATGTCGTGATTGGATTCGAAGATCCTGCAGATTATGACACAGCTACTGAACCTTATTTCGGAGCAACAATAGGCCGGTATGGAAACCGGATTAATAAAGGTAAATTTTCACTTGAGGGTAAAGACTACCAATTGACGATCAATAATGGTCTGAATACATTGCACGGAGGTACAACAGGATTTCAGTATAAAAAATGGAACCTCGAAAAAGTTGGTGACAGCACACTTGTCTGTACACTGGTTTCACCGGATCTGGATAATGGCTTTCCCGGAAATCTGACGGTCAAAGTGATATATACCCTTACGAATCATAATGAGCTGACGATGGAGTATGAAGCGACAACTGATAAAACCACAGTCGTGAATCTCACCAATCATGCTTTCTTCAATCTGAACGGATCCGGTAGTATTCTTAATCATGTCCTTCAGATAGATGCGGATCAGTATACACCTGTTGACAGCTCATTAATTCCTACCGGAGAGCTGTCAAATGTAGGAGGAACAGCTTTTGATTTCAGAAAGGAAAAGAAAATAGGAGCTGACATAAATGATAAAAATGAGCAGTTGAATTTCGGGAAAGGGTATGACCATAACTTCGTTCTTAATAAGAAATCTACGAGCCCGGTGGCAACCGTAAAAAGTACAGATTCGGGAATACAAATGCAAATCTATACCAGTGAGCCCGGACTGCAGTTTTATTCCGGCAATTTCATGCAGGAAAAAAACATACTCAGAAACGGTAATGATATTTACAGATCCGCATTTTGTTTAGAAACGCAACATTTTCCGGATAGTCCCAATCATGCTAACTTTCCTTCAACTGTGCTTCGGCCGGATGAGGTATATCATACAAAATCAACCTATGCTTTTTCTACCGTTAAATAA
- a CDS encoding glycosyltransferase, with protein sequence MQQQNVLIIGLVWPEPTSSAAGFRMQQLIELFLQHDLQVVFACAAQKSAYSLDLVAMGVEEAPILLNDPSFDTFIQELNPAMVVFDRFMIEEQYGWRVTQHCPDALKILDTEDLHFLRHARQQNTTHAAPDLYNDVTKRELAAILRSDISLIISETEMDLLTSTFRIDPRLLYYLPFLEQEIDDERAASWKTFEERKDMMFIGNFLHEPNWHTVLNLKKNIWPLLRKKMPEVSLYIYGAYPSQKVLQLHNPKERFFIAGRAEDARATMANHRLLIAPIPFGAGIKGKFIDAMQTGTPSVTSSTGAESMADRVNWPGAVENDINLFTEQVTILYRDREIWNEAQKKGISIINNRYSSRKFAETFIQRLFELQRSLVLHRQTHFVGQILQHHTLQSTRYMSLWITEKNK encoded by the coding sequence ATGCAACAGCAAAACGTATTAATTATTGGCCTTGTGTGGCCGGAACCGACATCCTCAGCGGCAGGATTCCGGATGCAGCAACTGATAGAACTTTTCCTTCAACATGATTTACAGGTCGTCTTTGCCTGTGCTGCTCAAAAGTCTGCATACAGTCTTGATCTTGTTGCCATGGGTGTAGAAGAAGCTCCAATATTGCTTAATGATCCTTCTTTTGATACTTTTATTCAAGAACTGAATCCTGCTATGGTGGTATTCGACCGCTTTATGATCGAAGAGCAGTATGGATGGAGAGTAACACAACACTGCCCGGATGCGCTAAAGATCCTGGACACCGAAGATCTTCATTTTCTCCGCCACGCACGTCAGCAGAATACGACACATGCTGCTCCCGACCTTTACAACGATGTCACCAAACGCGAACTCGCTGCTATTCTGCGATCGGACATCAGTCTGATTATCTCAGAGACAGAGATGGATCTACTGACTTCCACATTCCGTATAGACCCTCGTTTACTATATTATCTGCCTTTTTTGGAACAGGAAATTGATGATGAGAGAGCTGCATCCTGGAAGACATTTGAAGAGAGAAAAGATATGATGTTTATTGGCAATTTTCTGCATGAACCCAACTGGCATACCGTACTGAATCTTAAGAAAAACATCTGGCCGCTACTTCGTAAAAAAATGCCTGAAGTCTCTCTTTATATTTATGGTGCTTATCCTTCTCAAAAAGTCTTACAACTCCATAATCCTAAAGAGCGTTTTTTTATAGCCGGCCGGGCAGAAGATGCCAGAGCAACAATGGCGAACCACAGACTGCTGATCGCACCTATCCCTTTCGGAGCAGGTATAAAGGGTAAGTTTATAGATGCCATGCAAACCGGCACACCCTCTGTCACGTCCTCAACAGGAGCCGAATCAATGGCTGACAGAGTTAACTGGCCTGGCGCAGTGGAGAATGATATAAACCTGTTTACGGAGCAGGTCACTATCCTTTATCGGGACAGGGAGATCTGGAATGAGGCGCAGAAAAAAGGCATTTCGATTATCAATAACCGATATTCCAGCAGGAAGTTTGCGGAGACGTTTATACAAAGACTATTTGAGTTACAGCGTTCTCTTGTCTTACACCGGCAAACTCATTTTGTAGGGCAGATCCTGCAACATCACACGTTGCAAAGCACCAGATATATGTCCCTCTGGATTACAGAAAAGAACAAATAA
- the mprF gene encoding bifunctional lysylphosphatidylglycerol flippase/synthetase MprF: MNALLKEKIRSFSPKTYWKEIVAIFVILLAFFFFRSERKELASILPQLQQADPAWLIGGVCITILYILLQGWMYIQSFRTIGASLHLSDAIELFLKRNFLSVFLPAGGISSLAYTTAQLRRRKLKATQIHQAGAIYGYVGLLTVFIIGVPVIIYTLWDHRTFNDAWLALLALGLLLGIAFAVFWSFRTRGKLYGLVERRFPKVIHQIDEVFSGSLNRKHLLYTVLISTLIECCGILHAFVSMYALGVHISFEAAAVGYTISVVLMIISPFLRGLGAVEFTMLYIFTAYGYAHDQALGITLLYRVFEFWLPLFAGIISFLWRGKQLIVRILPAVSIFFLGLVNLISVATPPLAERMRLERFYLPAEAMHASKLMVLVMGIALMVTSAYLLKGLRLAWVAAIIFTVLSLFGHLGKAFDYEESIVALLILFLLMSNRRQYNIKTNLNWIRIGFITFFTVLAGVGLFEFLSFYFIDKKHFGEDFSWQESLYHTIRSFLLFSDDELNPRTNFGRDFLNITRLLGLCSWLLLLYTILRPKIVHPEKIQEGHELERAKNLLQLYGHSPMDYFKVSADKQIYFSTLTDGFVSYAAASEFAIVLDEPVCEEEDKEEVIAEFEEYCHGLGLKTAYYRVDESSLVYFMDMKKQKIVIGQEAIMETRSFSLSGKDRKSLRNGLNALTKRGYSAEVLYAPHSPDLVEELQSVSQEWLVSFGKKEMIFSQGMFEAETIQYQDVIVVRDEEKKIQAFLNIIPDYAPEECTYDLIRKRAEAPGGCMDALIVELIGYAQQKNLNYLNLGMIPMSGLSNPDNPAEQIMKFASEKVGSFKHYQTLRSFKEKYATIWENKYLVFSNDFDLLQLPVALTKVMKPGK, translated from the coding sequence ATGAACGCATTGCTCAAAGAAAAAATAAGGAGTTTTTCACCAAAGACATATTGGAAAGAGATCGTAGCTATCTTCGTTATCCTTTTGGCTTTTTTCTTTTTCCGGAGTGAACGTAAGGAACTGGCATCCATTCTTCCGCAATTGCAGCAGGCTGATCCCGCCTGGCTTATTGGCGGAGTCTGTATAACCATACTGTATATTCTTCTTCAGGGCTGGATGTACATCCAGAGTTTCCGCACTATAGGCGCATCTCTGCATCTTTCAGATGCTATAGAACTTTTTTTAAAACGTAATTTTTTAAGTGTATTTCTTCCGGCAGGAGGAATCAGCTCGCTCGCCTATACCACGGCACAGCTGCGCCGGCGCAAGCTCAAAGCTACGCAAATCCATCAGGCGGGGGCGATTTACGGCTATGTCGGCCTCTTGACGGTATTTATTATCGGAGTTCCGGTTATTATCTACACGTTATGGGATCATCGTACCTTTAATGATGCCTGGCTGGCCTTACTGGCATTAGGTCTGCTTCTGGGTATTGCTTTTGCTGTTTTCTGGTCCTTTAGAACCCGAGGTAAACTTTACGGCCTCGTAGAACGGCGGTTTCCAAAAGTAATCCATCAGATAGACGAAGTCTTTTCAGGTAGTCTGAACCGTAAGCATCTGTTGTATACCGTTCTTATTTCTACCCTGATCGAATGCTGTGGTATTCTGCATGCTTTTGTGAGTATGTATGCCTTAGGTGTACACATCTCTTTCGAAGCGGCTGCGGTAGGCTATACGATTTCGGTAGTACTGATGATAATTTCTCCTTTTTTAAGAGGACTGGGAGCTGTGGAATTTACGATGCTGTACATTTTTACAGCCTATGGATACGCGCATGATCAGGCTTTAGGAATTACATTGCTGTATCGGGTATTTGAATTCTGGTTGCCTTTGTTTGCCGGAATAATTTCGTTTTTGTGGCGGGGAAAGCAATTAATTGTACGGATTCTTCCGGCGGTATCTATTTTCTTTTTAGGGCTCGTCAACCTGATTTCGGTGGCCACGCCACCTCTCGCTGAAAGGATGCGACTGGAGAGATTTTATCTGCCTGCAGAAGCGATGCATGCTTCCAAGCTGATGGTACTGGTCATGGGAATAGCACTTATGGTGACATCAGCGTATCTCCTGAAGGGACTTCGATTAGCCTGGGTTGCGGCTATTATCTTTACCGTACTGTCGTTGTTCGGCCATCTTGGAAAAGCCTTTGACTATGAAGAATCCATAGTTGCCTTGCTCATTCTTTTCCTGTTAATGAGCAACAGAAGACAGTATAATATCAAGACAAATCTGAATTGGATCCGGATTGGCTTTATAACATTCTTTACGGTTCTGGCCGGAGTGGGGCTATTCGAATTTCTGAGCTTCTATTTTATAGATAAAAAGCACTTTGGTGAAGACTTTTCCTGGCAGGAATCGCTTTACCATACGATCCGCAGTTTTCTGTTGTTTTCGGATGATGAATTAAATCCGCGCACAAACTTTGGTCGCGATTTTCTCAATATCACCCGGTTACTCGGGCTGTGTTCCTGGTTATTATTATTATATACTATTCTTCGTCCGAAGATTGTGCACCCCGAAAAGATTCAGGAAGGTCACGAGCTGGAGAGAGCAAAGAATCTGTTGCAGCTCTACGGACATTCCCCAATGGATTATTTCAAAGTATCTGCCGATAAGCAGATCTATTTTTCAACACTGACAGATGGATTTGTGTCCTATGCAGCAGCCAGTGAGTTTGCCATAGTACTGGACGAGCCTGTTTGTGAAGAAGAAGATAAGGAAGAAGTAATTGCCGAATTTGAAGAGTACTGTCATGGGCTCGGTCTGAAGACGGCATATTACAGGGTAGATGAAAGCAGTCTGGTCTATTTCATGGATATGAAAAAGCAGAAGATCGTAATCGGTCAGGAAGCTATCATGGAAACACGCTCTTTTTCCCTTAGCGGAAAAGACCGGAAGTCCTTACGAAACGGGCTTAATGCGCTCACAAAGAGAGGATATAGTGCTGAGGTGCTGTATGCTCCCCACAGCCCGGATCTGGTAGAGGAATTGCAGTCCGTTTCGCAGGAATGGTTAGTATCATTTGGCAAAAAAGAGATGATCTTTTCACAGGGTATGTTTGAAGCCGAAACAATACAATATCAGGATGTAATTGTCGTGAGAGATGAAGAAAAAAAAATACAGGCTTTTTTAAATATTATTCCGGATTACGCTCCTGAAGAATGTACCTATGATCTGATCCGTAAACGTGCCGAAGCTCCGGGGGGATGCATGGATGCGCTTATAGTTGAATTAATAGGGTACGCACAGCAAAAAAATCTCAACTATCTTAATCTGGGTATGATTCCTATGAGCGGACTCAGTAATCCGGACAATCCGGCAGAGCAGATTATGAAGTTTGCATCCGAGAAAGTCGGTAGTTTTAAGCATTATCAGACCTTGCGGAGTTTCAAGGAGAAGTATGCAACTATATGGGAAAATAAGTACCTTGTATTCAGTAATGATTTTGATTTACTACAATTACCTGTAGCACTGACAAAGGTAATGAAGCCTGGAAAGTAG
- a CDS encoding TonB-dependent receptor, whose translation MKSFHYRIPLVLILSTGIFYVPRLQAQEKVTPDSLKKINLPTAIVTGSKSSKGNVSELSRKDLDILQAKTLGETLSRVPGVQNANFGPNSGAPMIRSMSGNRVKILSNGLSYNDLSGISPNLNSNVDMDNLLGIDVYKGSASVLYGGKAIGGAVDMHDNTIPVTLFAQSFGGRVTVEGGTNSGTRQAVDINGNLGKKWAWHFGGMNQHNNNLKIPGNTKAPIAYDPRIDHLTETMAQVNVDRETIRNLSLYPYLSQFVLDHLNDPKWGLSEADLYTFESHSVIGTERVLNPPNDKYIAGQDPETPLSTTVVHGISDYAPVSRGIMPNSHAESRAINIGTSYIQDRWRIGLGYRALEGYYGIPGFAMTSKPKHSHDVVVPMPDYAPINTRALAHSALFETAYRADSSIISAWKLNYMMQRSDDRELVGIYQVNKFNSTRHALRTDMEHQVKKFWKGTSGTDFSFLKIDGTGAQRYLPNNWSREVGAFTLQQFTFQPVLLNLGYRHDWVVRRAEHDAGYKTSRGMAGGKLSDRNFDLNHFSADLRWNVLKTAFVKLSYNHAERAPDVNELYAGNDHFAIMIEENGDDRLPKEVAKTYEFGAGWQGYGFQVSATYYETTFDNYLYLAHTGISRSGGFLVKEWRASDTKISGWEAELSYKASWTRGRTWEISSFFDLVKNENTADDNMRKWAEGDYMPNLPTSRYGLAGSLQLDKIFFHASFDRYLKQRYLGKNINPEPPMPAYSLLAGRVGYRLKFMGQTVECYALGNNLLNIEARPQNSFLKYLAPLPGRNISLGVKVLL comes from the coding sequence ATGAAATCGTTTCACTATCGTATTCCGTTAGTACTTATTCTATCCACAGGTATATTTTATGTTCCCCGTCTTCAGGCGCAGGAAAAAGTCACTCCTGATAGTCTGAAAAAGATCAATTTACCCACAGCTATTGTAACAGGCAGTAAATCCTCAAAGGGAAATGTGTCTGAGCTGAGTCGCAAAGACCTCGATATATTGCAGGCAAAGACGCTGGGCGAAACCTTGAGCCGTGTTCCCGGAGTACAGAATGCGAACTTCGGCCCGAATTCTGGAGCGCCAATGATCAGAAGCATGAGTGGAAACCGTGTCAAAATCCTTTCTAACGGATTATCTTACAATGATCTGTCCGGTATAAGTCCCAATCTGAACAGCAATGTTGATATGGATAATTTACTGGGAATTGACGTGTATAAGGGTAGTGCGAGCGTGCTCTATGGCGGTAAGGCAATCGGAGGAGCTGTGGATATGCACGATAACACAATTCCAGTGACATTATTTGCACAGTCTTTTGGAGGGCGTGTCACGGTAGAAGGTGGTACGAATAGCGGAACCAGACAGGCCGTCGATATCAATGGTAATCTCGGGAAAAAATGGGCCTGGCATTTCGGGGGAATGAATCAGCATAATAATAATCTTAAAATCCCAGGAAATACCAAAGCTCCGATAGCGTATGATCCCCGGATTGATCACCTGACCGAAACAATGGCACAGGTTAATGTGGATAGAGAGACGATTCGTAATCTGAGCCTGTATCCTTACCTAAGCCAGTTTGTACTGGATCATTTGAATGATCCCAAATGGGGGCTTTCCGAAGCAGATCTTTATACTTTTGAATCCCATTCTGTTATCGGTACTGAGCGTGTGCTCAATCCTCCCAATGACAAATATATCGCGGGACAAGACCCCGAAACACCTCTTTCGACGACTGTAGTACATGGGATTTCGGATTATGCACCCGTGAGCAGAGGGATCATGCCCAACAGCCATGCGGAGAGCCGGGCGATAAATATCGGAACGAGTTATATTCAGGATCGGTGGCGGATAGGCTTAGGCTACCGTGCATTGGAGGGATATTATGGAATTCCGGGATTTGCGATGACAAGTAAACCTAAACATTCACACGATGTAGTGGTGCCAATGCCGGACTACGCACCGATCAATACAAGGGCTCTGGCTCACAGTGCACTTTTTGAAACAGCTTATCGGGCTGATTCTTCTATTATATCCGCCTGGAAACTCAATTATATGATGCAGCGATCTGATGACAGAGAATTGGTGGGAATATACCAGGTCAATAAATTCAACAGCACCAGACACGCCCTCCGAACAGATATGGAACATCAGGTTAAAAAATTCTGGAAAGGAACCAGTGGAACAGATTTTTCCTTTTTAAAAATTGATGGAACGGGGGCACAAAGATATTTACCCAATAATTGGAGCCGGGAGGTTGGCGCATTTACGCTGCAGCAATTTACTTTCCAACCCGTACTGTTGAATCTGGGGTACAGACATGATTGGGTCGTACGGCGGGCAGAACATGATGCCGGATATAAAACGAGTCGCGGGATGGCAGGAGGAAAGCTTTCCGACCGGAATTTTGATCTGAATCATTTTTCTGCTGATCTACGCTGGAACGTATTGAAAACAGCTTTTGTTAAATTATCCTACAATCATGCTGAACGTGCTCCTGATGTAAACGAACTATACGCCGGTAATGATCATTTCGCAATTATGATTGAAGAAAACGGAGATGACAGATTACCCAAAGAAGTTGCTAAAACCTATGAATTCGGAGCCGGCTGGCAGGGGTACGGTTTTCAGGTGAGTGCAACATATTATGAAACAACGTTTGACAATTACCTTTATCTGGCACATACCGGAATATCCAGATCCGGAGGTTTTCTGGTCAAGGAATGGAGAGCTTCCGATACGAAAATTTCAGGTTGGGAAGCTGAACTAAGCTACAAAGCTTCCTGGACTAGGGGCAGAACGTGGGAGATATCCTCTTTCTTTGATCTGGTCAAAAATGAAAACACAGCAGATGATAATATGCGTAAATGGGCTGAAGGAGATTATATGCCAAATCTTCCCACCAGCCGATACGGCCTTGCAGGATCGCTGCAGTTGGATAAGATATTTTTTCATGCATCCTTTGACCGCTATCTGAAACAACGTTATTTAGGGAAAAATATAAATCCGGAGCCTCCGATGCCAGCTTATTCTCTGCTTGCGGGACGGGTCGGATATAGATTGAAGTTTATGGGACAGACAGTAGAATGCTATGCGCTTGGTAATAATCTGCTGAACATAGAAGCCAGACCACAAAATTCCTTTTTAAAATATCTTGCCCCTCTTCCGGGTCGGAATATCTCTTTGGGCGTCAAAGTGCTTCTGTAA
- a CDS encoding diacylglycerol/polyprenol kinase family protein, giving the protein METGIVNALILSGLFLSLFAVAELLYHCCKVRAEFTRKIVHTGTGLLALLFPLMLDNHWWVLVLCTSFTILLIYSVHFRLLRSIHAIDRRSVGSLAYPVAVYGCYLSYTFLNNQLIYYYLPVLILAISDPLAALSGKRWPLGAYQIRGAHKTMVGSLFFFISAYLIMLVSCILFRYPLQGQEMLVLALLSIITALTEALSRDGYDNVTIPFAVSVGFYIFETLTL; this is encoded by the coding sequence ATGGAAACAGGAATAGTTAATGCACTGATACTTTCAGGACTTTTTTTATCGCTGTTTGCTGTTGCAGAACTGTTATATCACTGCTGTAAAGTAAGGGCTGAATTCACACGCAAAATCGTACATACAGGTACAGGCTTATTAGCATTGCTTTTTCCACTGATGCTGGATAATCATTGGTGGGTTTTAGTTTTATGTACTTCTTTTACTATTCTGCTGATATATTCTGTGCATTTTCGTTTACTCCGGTCGATTCATGCTATTGACCGGAGATCTGTTGGCAGTCTGGCGTATCCGGTTGCGGTATATGGCTGCTATCTGAGTTATACCTTCCTGAACAATCAGTTGATATACTACTATCTTCCGGTTCTGATATTAGCGATTAGTGATCCGCTTGCCGCATTGAGCGGAAAGCGATGGCCATTGGGTGCTTATCAGATCCGGGGAGCACACAAGACAATGGTCGGTTCCCTTTTCTTTTTTATCAGTGCCTATTTGATTATGCTGGTTTCCTGCATTTTATTCCGGTATCCTTTGCAGGGACAGGAGATGCTGGTATTAGCACTGCTTTCCATTATCACAGCTCTGACAGAGGCATTGAGCCGTGACGGGTATGATAATGTCACGATCCCGTTTGCCGTATCTGTCGGTTTTTACATCTTTGAGACTTTAACTCTCTGA
- the yiaA gene encoding inner membrane protein YiaA: MNQKPSSAFIAASWIALAAGIAGFLIGLWRAEMLLNEKGYYFTVLMFGLFAVISVQKSVRDRLENIPVTDIYYGLSWFSTILAIVLLTIGLWNATLLPSEKGFYAFSFLLALFGAIAVQKNTRDSQQLAKKQDNQDPNF; this comes from the coding sequence ATGAATCAAAAACCATCAAGTGCATTTATTGCTGCTTCCTGGATTGCTCTGGCAGCAGGAATTGCCGGCTTTCTTATCGGACTATGGAGAGCTGAAATGCTGTTAAATGAAAAAGGCTATTATTTCACTGTTTTAATGTTCGGACTTTTTGCTGTTATCTCCGTTCAGAAGAGTGTACGGGACAGACTGGAAAATATTCCGGTTACAGATATATATTATGGACTTAGCTGGTTTTCGACTATTCTGGCCATTGTATTACTGACCATCGGGCTTTGGAATGCAACCCTGCTTCCAAGTGAAAAGGGATTTTATGCCTTCTCCTTTTTACTGGCATTGTTTGGTGCTATTGCTGTACAAAAAAATACAAGAGACAGTCAGCAACTGGCGAAGAAACAGGATAATCAGGATCCGAATTTCTAA
- a CDS encoding YdeI/OmpD-associated family protein, with product MEETRNGVKVLYAKSRAEWRQWLADNHQAADSVWLVVFRKESAVQSVLYSEAVEEALCYGWIDSLKKKREPDGCFQFFSKRKAKSNWSAVNKNKIALLIEQNLMTDAGMEVVDIARKNGMWDASDNAENLLIPPDLEHAFLINKEAYKNWESFSKTSKKEILKWIYNAKRPETRQRRIEETISLATENKRAK from the coding sequence ATGGAAGAAACCAGAAATGGAGTTAAGGTGCTGTACGCTAAATCGAGAGCCGAATGGCGCCAGTGGCTTGCGGATAATCATCAGGCCGCTGACTCGGTGTGGCTTGTTGTTTTCAGAAAAGAGTCTGCTGTACAAAGTGTGCTGTACTCTGAAGCCGTGGAAGAGGCGCTTTGTTATGGGTGGATTGACAGTCTCAAGAAAAAACGGGAACCGGATGGATGCTTTCAGTTTTTTTCTAAAAGGAAAGCGAAGAGCAACTGGAGCGCTGTAAATAAGAATAAAATTGCATTGCTGATTGAGCAGAATCTGATGACGGATGCTGGTATGGAAGTGGTGGATATAGCCAGGAAAAATGGTATGTGGGATGCATCCGATAATGCGGAGAACCTGTTGATTCCACCAGATTTGGAACATGCTTTTCTTATTAATAAAGAAGCATATAAAAATTGGGAAAGCTTTTCAAAAACATCAAAAAAAGAAATTTTGAAATGGATCTATAATGCGAAAAGACCTGAAACCAGACAAAGGCGAATCGAAGAAACAATCTCTTTAGCCACTGAAAATAAAAGAGCAAAATAG
- a CDS encoding glycoside hydrolase family 2 protein, which yields MKKGILLILVGWLSVAQVFAQKEWKIVPGKITTEWASKVNASSPHAEYPRPQLTRNNNWKNLNGLWRYAILPDGADAQIPESFDGDILVPFAVESALSGVGRAVGKDSVLWYYREIEIPSSLRKGKVLLHFGAVDWAAQVYVNGTKVGTHEGGYDPFSFDISSALNKGTKQKIAVRVWDPTDEGPQPAGKQVNKPESIWYTPVTGIWQTVWVEAVPETYILSTRQTPDIDKSQLQLTVETSNLQTGDEIKVTALDGSAKVTEQLLTDGETTLSIPNAKLWSPENPFLYDLKITVLRKGKVIDEVGSYFGMRKISMAKDQNGIQRMMLNNEFVFQYGPLDQGWWPDGLYTAPTDEALVFDILKTKEMGFNMIRKHIKVEPARWYYHCDKLGMLVWQDMPSGDRGDNNWSQHLRVKMPAGEKVDADHDLIAQAPDLKFDKMRSAESERIFRKEWKAIMDKFHNYPSIVVWVPFNEAWGQFKTKDIVEWTMKYDASRLVNAASGGNFFVGLSPILDLHYYTGPAMPDPAVYGSKQILVLGEFGGLGLPVKDHVWLDKGNWGYKSYDDKEKLLVEYAKLIGRLPELIRAGLSAAVYTQTTDVEIETNGLMTYDRKVIKIPVDELKKIHSKLYNK from the coding sequence ATGAAAAAAGGAATATTGCTGATACTGGTGGGGTGGCTATCTGTAGCTCAGGTCTTTGCTCAGAAGGAATGGAAAATAGTGCCCGGAAAAATTACCACAGAATGGGCTTCAAAAGTAAATGCATCTTCTCCCCATGCGGAGTATCCGCGACCACAATTAACACGTAATAATAACTGGAAAAATCTTAATGGCCTGTGGCGATATGCGATTTTGCCTGATGGTGCTGATGCGCAAATTCCGGAATCTTTTGACGGAGATATTTTAGTTCCTTTTGCCGTAGAATCCGCATTAAGTGGAGTGGGCAGAGCCGTGGGGAAAGATAGTGTACTCTGGTACTACCGGGAGATTGAAATTCCTTCTTCTCTGCGGAAAGGGAAAGTGTTATTACATTTTGGAGCGGTAGATTGGGCAGCACAGGTCTATGTAAACGGGACAAAGGTTGGAACACATGAAGGAGGATATGATCCGTTTTCGTTTGACATCAGCTCTGCACTGAATAAAGGCACAAAACAAAAGATCGCTGTTCGGGTCTGGGACCCGACAGACGAAGGGCCGCAGCCTGCCGGTAAACAGGTCAACAAGCCGGAGTCTATCTGGTATACACCAGTCACAGGGATCTGGCAGACCGTATGGGTAGAGGCTGTTCCTGAAACGTATATCTTGTCAACCCGTCAAACGCCTGATATTGATAAGTCGCAGCTACAGCTGACAGTAGAGACAAGTAATCTTCAGACGGGTGATGAGATAAAAGTAACCGCATTGGACGGATCAGCAAAGGTTACAGAGCAGTTGCTGACAGACGGAGAGACGACTTTATCTATTCCAAATGCAAAACTGTGGTCTCCGGAAAATCCTTTTTTATATGATCTGAAAATAACGGTACTACGCAAAGGAAAAGTGATAGATGAAGTTGGAAGCTACTTTGGAATGCGTAAAATATCCATGGCTAAGGATCAGAATGGCATACAGCGCATGATGTTGAATAACGAGTTTGTATTTCAGTACGGACCATTGGATCAGGGCTGGTGGCCGGACGGATTATACACCGCTCCGACTGATGAAGCACTGGTATTTGATATTCTGAAAACCAAAGAAATGGGATTTAATATGATCCGTAAACATATTAAAGTAGAACCAGCCAGATGGTATTATCACTGTGATAAGCTGGGGATGCTGGTATGGCAGGATATGCCCAGCGGAGACAGGGGAGATAACAACTGGTCTCAGCACCTTCGGGTCAAGATGCCTGCCGGAGAAAAAGTCGATGCCGATCACGATCTGATAGCGCAGGCACCAGATCTCAAATTTGATAAGATGCGTTCTGCAGAATCAGAAAGGATATTCCGTAAAGAGTGGAAAGCAATCATGGATAAATTCCATAATTATCCGTCTATCGTTGTCTGGGTTCCGTTTAATGAAGCCTGGGGACAATTCAAAACGAAGGATATCGTGGAATGGACGATGAAATATGATGCCAGCAGATTGGTAAATGCTGCAAGCGGAGGTAATTTTTTCGTAGGCTTGAGTCCGATACTTGATCTACATTATTATACGGGACCCGCTATGCCGGATCCGGCTGTATATGGCAGCAAACAAATTCTGGTATTGGGCGAGTTTGGAGGATTGGGACTTCCTGTCAAAGATCATGTATGGCTGGATAAGGGCAACTGGGGCTATAAGTCCTATGATGACAAAGAGAAACTGCTGGTTGAGTATGCTAAGCTTATAGGGCGTCTTCCGGAATTGATCCGCGCCGGACTTTCTGCAGCGGTATATACTCAGACTACAGATGTGGAGATTGAGACTAACGGACTTATGACCTATGACAGAAAAGTAATAAAGATTCCTGTAGACGAATTAAAAAAGATTCACAGCAAACTTTATAATAAATAA